A section of the Asticcacaulis sp. EMRT-3 genome encodes:
- a CDS encoding PadR family transcriptional regulator, translating to MPETIDIQLKKGVLVLCVLAVLARGESYAYEIASHLSEAIGMGEGTIYPLMRRMQSDGLVTTYLVESPSGPSRKYYKLTEAGHAALSAQSDEWRGFASAVNALLTPADATSTPLIKA from the coding sequence ATGCCTGAAACCATTGATATTCAACTGAAAAAAGGCGTTCTGGTGCTGTGCGTTCTGGCCGTTCTGGCGCGTGGTGAAAGCTATGCCTATGAGATCGCCAGCCACCTGTCCGAAGCCATCGGCATGGGCGAAGGCACCATCTATCCGCTGATGCGCCGGATGCAGAGCGATGGGCTGGTCACCACCTATCTGGTCGAATCACCGTCCGGCCCTTCGCGCAAATATTACAAACTGACCGAAGCGGGCCACGCCGCGCTCAGCGCCCAAAGCGACGAGTGGCGGGGCTTTGCCAGCGCCGTCAATGCCCTGCTCACGCCCGCCGACGCCACCTCCACCCCCTTGATAAAGGCCTGA
- a CDS encoding sigma-70 family RNA polymerase sigma factor codes for MPTYNSEDWQNWMRAAQGGDAAAYRKLLTALHPWLLAYFRRRLRGSDGEDLVQMTLLSLHEKRHTYDSDAPFLPWIAAVARHKLIDYVRKNSRHVHVELTEALGLDDGMQPDMAARDVAVLLRQLPKDQARIITLQKIDGLSVDEVSRLTGKSAASVKVIVHRGLKRLRGFVGTRAEEAGDE; via the coding sequence ATGCCCACGTATAATTCCGAGGACTGGCAGAACTGGATGCGCGCGGCGCAGGGCGGCGACGCGGCTGCCTATCGCAAACTGCTGACGGCCCTGCATCCCTGGCTGTTGGCCTATTTCCGGCGGCGCTTAAGGGGTAGCGACGGCGAAGACCTGGTACAGATGACGCTTTTGAGTTTGCATGAAAAACGCCACACCTATGATTCCGACGCGCCCTTCCTGCCGTGGATCGCGGCGGTGGCGCGCCACAAGCTGATCGACTATGTGCGTAAAAACAGCCGCCATGTCCATGTGGAACTGACCGAGGCGCTGGGCCTCGATGACGGGATGCAGCCCGATATGGCGGCGCGCGACGTGGCCGTTTTGCTGCGTCAGCTACCCAAGGATCAGGCGCGCATCATTACCCTGCAAAAGATCGACGGCTTAAGCGTCGATGAGGTGTCGCGCCTGACCGGTAAAAGTGCGGCCTCGGTCAAGGTGATCGTGCATCGCGGCCTGAAGCGGCTGCGCGGTTTCGTAGGCACACGCGCAGAGGAGGCGGGCGATGAATAA
- a CDS encoding DUF1778 domain-containing protein, with protein sequence MPQTSPAILSVRVTPDERALLEAAAGHARTNLSDFVRRKALEAAEMDVTEHRTVTIAAADWEKFEAWASAPARDIPALARLAATRPVWHD encoded by the coding sequence ATGCCTCAGACTTCACCCGCCATCCTCAGCGTTCGCGTCACGCCCGATGAGCGCGCCCTGCTCGAAGCCGCCGCCGGGCACGCCCGCACCAATCTGAGTGATTTTGTGCGCCGCAAGGCGTTGGAAGCGGCGGAAATGGACGTCACCGAACATCGCACAGTCACCATAGCCGCCGCCGACTGGGAAAAATTCGAGGCCTGGGCCTCAGCCCCCGCCAGAGACATTCCGGCGCTGGCCAGACTGGCCGCCACGCGCCCCGTATGGCACGACTGA
- a CDS encoding DUF1109 domain-containing protein: MNNDRIERLTETLAQDLKPVRPMRNGRLWIGALVGLAVAVAYILIFYHARLPVAALMRGQWLGNPMAVLKPLMFLVLGLAALWAVSDLSRPEGRLKFRFFVPLLIIGGLVLGGFGLEWLAYGGHDFKDWLSGGVVVCYTTILCGGMVGLIVMWRFWLRRSATSQPLALGAMSGLATASLMAAAYALHCDGDAPVYLLVVYGGAVAIFTGIATLLGRRFLRW; this comes from the coding sequence ATGAATAATGACAGGATCGAACGCCTGACCGAAACTCTGGCGCAGGATCTGAAGCCGGTGCGGCCCATGCGCAATGGCCGCCTGTGGATCGGCGCTCTGGTCGGGCTGGCCGTGGCCGTGGCCTATATTCTCATCTTCTATCATGCGCGTCTGCCCGTGGCGGCCCTGATGCGCGGCCAATGGCTGGGCAATCCGATGGCGGTGCTCAAGCCTTTGATGTTCCTCGTTCTGGGCCTCGCTGCCCTGTGGGCTGTCAGCGATTTGTCGCGCCCGGAAGGACGGCTGAAATTTCGTTTTTTTGTGCCGCTGCTGATCATCGGCGGGCTGGTGCTGGGCGGTTTCGGGCTGGAATGGCTGGCCTATGGCGGCCACGATTTCAAAGACTGGCTGAGTGGCGGCGTCGTGGTCTGCTACACCACCATCCTGTGCGGCGGCATGGTGGGCCTGATCGTGATGTGGCGCTTCTGGCTGCGCCGCTCGGCCACCAGCCAGCCTCTGGCCCTGGGTGCGATGAGCGGACTGGCCACGGCCTCGCTAATGGCGGCGGCCTATGCCCTGCATTGCGACGGCGATGCGCCGGTCTATCTGCTGGTCGTCTATGGTGGCGCGGTGGCGATTTTTACCGGAATCGCCACCCTGCTGGGACGGCGTTTCCTGCGCTGGTAA
- a CDS encoding GNAT family N-acetyltransferase — protein sequence MARLTPPHPLISDHLRGGFDCGRPSLNQWFHKRSLTNQQADISRTSVVCDAETGNIAGYVSLSAAQVQRAYLPKSQQRNRPDPLPAILLGQLAVDVRYQGHGLARSLMFYALTTAVRLSEDMGCFCVLTHPLDEGVRGFYRHFGFEDLPFDPQRSMAVRMVDLKRNGF from the coding sequence ATGGCACGACTGACGCCGCCACATCCGCTGATCAGCGATCACCTCCGCGGTGGGTTCGACTGCGGCCGCCCGTCGCTGAACCAATGGTTTCACAAACGCTCCCTCACCAATCAGCAAGCCGACATCTCGCGCACCAGCGTGGTCTGCGATGCCGAAACCGGCAACATTGCCGGTTATGTGTCCTTGAGCGCGGCGCAAGTGCAACGCGCCTACCTGCCAAAATCCCAACAGCGCAACCGTCCCGATCCCCTGCCCGCGATTTTGCTGGGCCAACTGGCGGTCGATGTCCGTTATCAGGGGCATGGACTGGCGCGCTCCCTGATGTTCTATGCCCTGACCACGGCGGTTCGCCTGTCCGAAGATATGGGCTGTTTCTGCGTCCTGACTCATCCGCTCGATGAGGGCGTGCGTGGCTTTTACCGCCATTTCGGCTTCGAAGACCTGCCCTTTGATCCGCAGCGCAGCATGGCGGTTCGGATGGTCGATTTAAAGCGGAATGGGTTTTGA
- the ruvA gene encoding Holliday junction branch migration protein RuvA has product MIGRLRGLLLERGDEEALVECAGVGYIVRCGIRTLSSLPELGSEVIVHIESQTREDGTRLYGFLDKDERKTFEALLGVQGVGPKAALSVLDVLTPGQLAQAVAQEDKTSVGRANGVGPKLAQRIVIELKGKVLMNGDFSALTLTPARPAPPSVQGESVAALIGLGIAEQQARVAVDTAARTLGDEAELPALIRAALKALGK; this is encoded by the coding sequence ATGATCGGGCGGTTACGCGGTTTGCTGCTCGAACGCGGCGATGAAGAGGCGCTCGTTGAATGCGCGGGCGTCGGCTATATTGTGCGTTGTGGTATTCGCACGCTGTCCAGCCTGCCCGAACTGGGCTCTGAGGTGATTGTGCATATCGAAAGCCAGACGCGTGAAGACGGCACGCGGCTGTACGGCTTTCTCGACAAGGACGAGCGCAAGACCTTCGAGGCGCTGCTGGGTGTGCAGGGCGTGGGCCCCAAGGCGGCTTTGTCGGTGCTCGACGTGCTGACGCCGGGCCAGTTGGCGCAGGCGGTGGCGCAGGAAGATAAGACCAGTGTCGGTCGCGCCAATGGGGTGGGGCCGAAGCTGGCCCAGCGCATCGTGATCGAACTGAAGGGCAAGGTGCTGATGAATGGCGATTTTTCAGCCCTGACCCTGACGCCCGCCCGGCCTGCGCCGCCATCTGTGCAGGGCGAGAGCGTGGCGGCCCTGATCGGGCTGGGCATTGCCGAACAGCAGGCGCGCGTGGCGGTCGATACGGCGGCCAGAACCCTTGGCGATGAGGCCGAATTACCGGCCCTGATCCGCGCTGCACTGAAGGCGCTCGGCAAATGA
- a CDS encoding DMT family protein, with translation MPKIPPVFATIGLLICSNIFMTIAWYGHLKFKFEKLWIVILVSWGIAFFEYCFQVPANRIGYGALSAAQLKTIQEVITLSVFVIFSWLYLGEALRWQTAVGFGLIACGAGFVFYRG, from the coding sequence ATGCCGAAAATACCCCCCGTCTTCGCCACGATCGGTCTTTTGATCTGCTCCAACATCTTCATGACCATCGCCTGGTATGGCCATCTCAAATTCAAGTTTGAGAAGTTATGGATCGTGATCCTCGTCAGTTGGGGCATCGCCTTTTTTGAATACTGCTTTCAGGTGCCCGCCAACCGCATCGGCTATGGCGCACTGTCGGCGGCCCAGCTCAAGACGATTCAGGAAGTGATCACCCTGTCTGTTTTCGTTATTTTTTCCTGGCTCTATCTCGGCGAAGCCCTGCGCTGGCAAACCGCCGTCGGCTTTGGCCTGATCGCCTGCGGCGCCGGCTTCGTTTTTTATCGCGGCTGA
- a CDS encoding DUF2807 domain-containing protein, which produces MIRKLLIFSGVAGVLSLACLGGGAALVSQQVGTTGWNWDMFHEGHHFGFRKGYHNPSDAATNSISDAPGSKTLTWTGGDHLAVDLPADVTFTQGPVASVTVSGPQSLIDQVRLTDGRLDWADDEDQDGVVHFAWNRHGFDVQADQGQVQIAITAPDVRAFALNGSGDLQIEAYNQPSLDVHLAGSGGVKATGSTQTLHLNMAGSGDADLGGLTTTDSDINIAGSGDAALHASGKVRVKIVGSGDVSLHGKPASLDKTVIGSGTVDQSDE; this is translated from the coding sequence ATGATCCGCAAACTGCTTATCTTCTCAGGTGTCGCTGGCGTCTTGTCACTGGCCTGCCTCGGCGGCGGTGCCGCCCTCGTCTCGCAACAAGTCGGCACTACCGGCTGGAACTGGGACATGTTCCACGAAGGCCATCATTTCGGCTTTCGCAAGGGCTATCACAACCCGTCTGATGCCGCGACAAACAGCATTTCGGATGCTCCCGGCAGCAAAACCCTCACCTGGACGGGCGGCGACCATCTGGCCGTCGATCTGCCCGCCGATGTCACCTTTACGCAAGGCCCGGTGGCCTCGGTCACCGTCAGCGGCCCGCAATCCCTGATCGATCAGGTGCGGCTGACCGATGGCCGTCTGGACTGGGCCGACGACGAAGATCAGGACGGCGTCGTGCATTTTGCGTGGAACCGGCACGGCTTCGATGTGCAGGCTGATCAAGGCCAGGTGCAGATCGCCATCACCGCCCCCGATGTCAGGGCTTTCGCCCTCAATGGCAGCGGCGATTTGCAGATAGAGGCCTATAACCAGCCCTCGCTCGATGTCCATCTGGCCGGCAGCGGCGGCGTCAAGGCCACCGGCAGCACCCAGACCCTGCACCTCAATATGGCGGGCAGCGGCGACGCCGATCTGGGCGGGCTGACCACCACCGACAGCGACATTAACATCGCCGGTTCGGGCGACGCCGCCCTCCATGCCAGCGGCAAGGTCAGGGTCAAGATTGTCGGCTCCGGCGATGTCAGTCTGCACGGCAAACCGGCCAGCCTCGACAAGACGGTCATCGGCTCCGGCACGGTCGACCAGAGTGATGAGTAA
- the ruvB gene encoding Holliday junction branch migration DNA helicase RuvB: MSSARILSGDASEDFEERAQDRALRPQSFEDFVGQAPLKANLKVFVSAAASRREALDHVLFYGPPGLGKTTLAQIVARELGVGFRATSGPVLAKAGDLAAILSNLEANDVLFIDEIHRLSPAVEEILYPAMEDYVLDLIIGDGPAARTVRIDLAPFTLVGATTRAGLLSTPLRDRFGIPLRLEFYTPEELVRVVMGTARKMGAPISEDGALEIASRSRGTPRVAGRLLRRVRDFAAADGDETIDKKAAAKALARLEVDPSGLDHSDRRYLKALIENYGGGPVGLETLSAAIAEARDAVEDMIEPYLLQQGFIQRTQRGRMACARAWMHLGLTPPAQPPASGDLFDS; encoded by the coding sequence ATGAGTTCGGCCCGCATCCTGTCCGGCGACGCCAGCGAAGATTTTGAGGAACGCGCGCAGGACCGCGCCCTGCGTCCGCAATCGTTTGAGGATTTCGTCGGTCAGGCCCCGCTCAAGGCCAATCTGAAAGTGTTCGTTTCTGCCGCCGCCTCGCGCCGCGAAGCCCTCGATCATGTGCTTTTCTATGGCCCGCCGGGGCTGGGCAAGACGACTTTGGCGCAGATTGTGGCGCGCGAACTGGGGGTGGGGTTTCGCGCCACATCGGGGCCGGTTCTGGCCAAGGCGGGCGATCTGGCGGCCATATTGTCCAATCTCGAAGCCAATGATGTCCTGTTCATCGACGAAATCCACCGCCTCAGTCCGGCGGTTGAGGAAATCCTCTATCCGGCGATGGAAGACTATGTGCTGGATCTGATCATCGGTGATGGCCCGGCGGCGCGCACGGTGCGCATCGATCTGGCGCCGTTTACGCTGGTCGGGGCCACGACGCGGGCGGGGCTGTTGTCAACGCCTTTGCGCGACCGGTTTGGCATACCTTTGCGGCTCGAATTCTATACGCCCGAAGAACTGGTGCGCGTGGTGATGGGCACGGCGCGCAAGATGGGCGCGCCGATTTCGGAAGACGGGGCGCTCGAAATCGCCTCACGGTCACGCGGCACGCCGCGCGTGGCGGGCCGGCTGCTGCGCCGGGTGCGCGATTTTGCCGCCGCCGATGGGGATGAAACCATTGATAAAAAGGCAGCGGCGAAGGCGCTGGCGCGGCTGGAGGTCGATCCGTCGGGCCTTGATCATTCCGACCGGCGCTATCTGAAGGCGCTGATCGAGAATTATGGCGGCGGGCCTGTGGGCCTGGAAACCCTGTCGGCAGCTATCGCCGAGGCGCGCGATGCGGTAGAGGATATGATCGAACCCTATCTGTTGCAGCAGGGCTTTATTCAGCGCACCCAGCGCGGCCGCATGGCCTGCGCCCGCGCCTGGATGCACCTTGGTCTGACGCCACCCGCCCAGCCGCCCGCCAGCGGCGATCTCTTTGATAGTTGA
- the ruvC gene encoding crossover junction endodeoxyribonuclease RuvC, with the protein MKNMTRILGLDPGLRKLGWGLIDVEGARLSWVAHGVIEPPVEADLAVRLLHLFDGVGAVIAEWSPDEAAIEETFVNMNPSSTLKLGHARAAAMLAPAKAGIMVAEYAALDIKKSVVGAGRAEKDQVMFMVRRLLPKAAEMKSDAADALACAITHAHKRKMQNLKRLLA; encoded by the coding sequence ATGAAGAACATGACTCGGATTCTCGGACTCGATCCCGGCCTGCGCAAGCTGGGCTGGGGCCTTATCGATGTCGAGGGGGCGCGCCTGTCATGGGTGGCGCACGGGGTCATCGAGCCGCCGGTGGAGGCCGATCTGGCCGTGCGCCTGCTGCACCTGTTTGACGGGGTGGGCGCCGTGATCGCCGAATGGTCGCCCGATGAGGCGGCGATTGAGGAAACCTTCGTCAATATGAATCCGTCATCGACGCTTAAGCTCGGCCATGCCCGCGCCGCCGCCATGCTGGCTCCGGCGAAAGCGGGGATTATGGTGGCCGAATATGCCGCGCTCGACATCAAGAAATCGGTGGTGGGAGCCGGACGCGCCGAAAAGGATCAGGTGATGTTCATGGTCAGGCGGCTCCTGCCCAAGGCCGCCGAGATGAAGTCTGACGCCGCCGATGCTCTGGCCTGCGCCATCACCCATGCCCATAAGCGCAAGATGCAAAACCTGAAGAGGTTACTCGCATGA
- a CDS encoding TerB family tellurite resistance protein, translated as MASLQSVLKVHVENANAALVRQQLLEAYSSDDQEDDLSDHEIDDHDEVTPIAFNMQYRGASGGLTGRTVRLLKITPDSGDYKLSAWCYHRDAYRLFLLSRIVEITDIVTGEVFDDAYAFFADCGVFQPETPEAHAVRLCRDEIVLLSIVGACDGLFRPSERDEVVKHVFDRVCEPLNEGEVHRLIRSIAPDEKAFERALKNLKFSTADIKRAVWRSVRRVIDADGSVHLAEAEMATHIQKALAIA; from the coding sequence ATGGCTAGTTTGCAATCTGTTTTGAAGGTGCATGTTGAAAATGCCAATGCTGCCTTGGTAAGGCAGCAGCTTTTAGAGGCGTATTCCTCTGATGATCAGGAAGACGATCTGAGTGATCACGAAATCGATGATCATGATGAGGTAACCCCGATAGCCTTTAATATGCAATATCGCGGCGCGAGCGGCGGGCTTACGGGCAGAACTGTGAGATTGCTTAAAATCACTCCAGACAGTGGGGACTATAAACTTTCGGCGTGGTGTTATCATCGAGACGCCTATCGTTTGTTTTTGCTGTCTCGGATAGTCGAAATTACAGATATTGTGACAGGCGAGGTTTTTGACGACGCCTATGCTTTCTTTGCTGATTGCGGCGTGTTTCAACCTGAAACGCCAGAGGCGCACGCGGTTCGACTATGTAGGGATGAGATCGTATTGCTATCTATTGTTGGGGCATGTGATGGGCTTTTTCGGCCATCTGAACGTGATGAAGTCGTCAAGCATGTGTTTGATCGTGTTTGTGAACCCTTGAATGAAGGCGAGGTTCATCGGTTGATCCGATCCATCGCTCCAGATGAGAAAGCCTTCGAGCGCGCACTGAAAAACTTAAAGTTTAGTACGGCTGACATTAAGAGAGCCGTTTGGAGAAGCGTTCGTCGTGTCATTGATGCCGATGGAAGTGTGCATTTAGCGGAAGCTGAAATGGCAACCCATATTCAAAAAGCCTTGGCGATTGCCTGA
- a CDS encoding ROK family transcriptional regulator: MGADERSGGSRSGPRVHALGESLSGTNLERAGDHNQRVTLQAVRAAGGPITRADIADLTGLTAPAIANITKRLLDDGMILKAGRQLGGRGQPATKLVVNPDAAFSIGLNIDRDHIAIVALDFIGNVRARVCREVHFAMPQEVIAFFRAEVETIIADKVIDSERLIGIGIGIPDDLGRVPVANRPDAYQIWSEIDVAALFAEILPVPVYVENDAAAASIGEMQFGHGLQHRSFIYTIISAGLGGGLVIDGHYYRGAEGRSGEIGFLPVKNEAGQEKTLEDMVSLYALYDDLRKGGFDVSTPDDLENLSEAGKARIDAWLDRAADHLAMPCLVMNCAIDPEAHFIGGRLPAAFIEKLCTRLNTRLAGYGDRIKRIAPVKRAELAVDAAARGAGILPFNDRFLPIRAALMKTG, encoded by the coding sequence ATGGGTGCTGATGAGAGAAGCGGCGGCAGCCGCTCCGGGCCACGAGTCCATGCTCTGGGCGAATCGCTGTCGGGCACCAATCTCGAACGCGCCGGCGATCATAATCAGCGGGTGACTCTGCAAGCGGTGCGGGCGGCGGGCGGCCCGATCACCCGCGCCGACATTGCCGACCTGACCGGCCTGACCGCACCGGCCATTGCCAATATCACCAAGCGCCTGCTCGATGACGGCATGATTTTGAAGGCCGGACGCCAACTGGGCGGACGCGGCCAGCCCGCCACCAAGCTGGTGGTCAATCCCGACGCCGCCTTTTCGATTGGCCTCAATATCGACCGCGACCATATTGCCATTGTGGCGCTGGATTTTATCGGCAATGTGCGCGCCCGCGTCTGCCGCGAAGTCCATTTCGCCATGCCGCAGGAGGTGATCGCCTTCTTCCGCGCCGAGGTTGAAACCATTATCGCCGACAAGGTCATCGACAGCGAGCGGCTGATCGGCATCGGCATCGGCATTCCCGATGATCTGGGCCGCGTGCCGGTGGCCAATCGCCCCGACGCCTACCAGATCTGGTCGGAAATCGATGTGGCGGCTCTGTTTGCCGAGATCCTGCCCGTGCCCGTCTATGTCGAAAACGATGCGGCGGCGGCCTCGATCGGCGAGATGCAGTTCGGCCACGGCCTGCAACATCGCAGCTTTATCTACACCATCATCAGCGCAGGTCTGGGCGGCGGACTGGTCATTGACGGCCACTATTATCGCGGTGCCGAAGGCCGTTCGGGCGAGATCGGTTTTCTGCCCGTCAAAAACGAAGCCGGTCAGGAAAAAACCCTCGAAGACATGGTGTCGCTCTATGCGCTTTACGATGATTTGCGCAAGGGCGGCTTTGATGTCAGCACGCCAGACGATCTGGAAAATCTCAGCGAAGCAGGCAAGGCGCGTATCGACGCCTGGCTCGACCGTGCCGCCGACCATCTGGCCATGCCGTGTCTGGTCATGAACTGCGCCATCGATCCCGAAGCCCATTTCATCGGCGGTCGCCTGCCTGCCGCCTTTATCGAAAAGCTATGTACGCGCCTCAATACGCGGCTTGCAGGCTATGGCGACCGCATCAAGCGCATCGCCCCGGTCAAACGCGCCGAACTGGCCGTCGATGCGGCGGCGCGCGGCGCGGGCATATTGCCGTTCAATGACCGCTTCCTGCCGATCCGAGCGGCCTTGATGAAGACGGGTTGA
- a CDS encoding DUF1700 domain-containing protein, with protein sequence MTRSEFLDRLRTGLMGLPPATINDIMADYESHFADAAADGRAEAEVAAALGDPERLARELKAEANAKSWEAAKTPSNATTAIIGILGLGALDILVLLPILGGVVGTLVGIFTAAIGTFIGGGFLFAAGPFLGLPGGPVAALLGGCGLMLGAAAVAAIMLALTIWLVNGLVWFARLHYRILKPALAQD encoded by the coding sequence ATGACCCGTAGCGAATTTCTCGACAGGCTGCGCACCGGCCTCATGGGCCTGCCCCCCGCCACGATCAATGACATCATGGCTGATTATGAAAGCCATTTCGCCGACGCCGCCGCTGATGGCCGCGCCGAGGCCGAAGTGGCGGCAGCGCTGGGTGATCCCGAACGCCTCGCCCGCGAACTGAAGGCCGAGGCCAATGCCAAAAGCTGGGAGGCGGCCAAGACGCCGTCCAACGCCACCACCGCCATTATCGGCATATTGGGGCTGGGCGCCCTCGATATACTGGTGCTTCTGCCGATACTGGGCGGCGTGGTCGGCACGCTGGTCGGCATCTTCACCGCCGCCATCGGCACCTTTATCGGCGGCGGATTTTTGTTTGCCGCAGGCCCCTTTCTCGGCCTGCCCGGTGGCCCCGTGGCGGCGCTCCTCGGCGGCTGCGGCCTGATGCTCGGCGCCGCTGCGGTCGCCGCCATCATGCTGGCCCTGACCATCTGGCTGGTCAATGGCCTCGTCTGGTTCGCCCGCCTGCACTACCGCATACTCAAACCCGCCCTGGCGCAAGACTGA